Proteins encoded together in one Streptomyces sp. NA04227 window:
- a CDS encoding long-chain fatty acid--CoA ligase, with product MYSTMQDVPLTVSRILTHGATVHGAAEVITWTGEGDPHRRTYAEVGVRAAQLAHALRDELGVVADERVATLAWNNAEHLETYLAVPSMGAVLHTLNLRLPAEQLAWIINHAQDRVVLVNGTVLPLLVPLLPQLPTIEHLVVIGPGDRSVLDGASVRVHDYEELLAGRAESYDWPEIDERQAAALCYTSGTTGDPKGVLYSHRSLYLHSMQVNNAESFALTSKDIALPVVPMFHVNAWGLPHAAFMAGTSLLMPDRFLQPVPLAEMIERIRPTVSAAVPTIWQGLLGELDANKRDISSLATVIIGGSACPPSLMRGFEERHQVRLVQAWGMTETSPLGCVGHPPAGLTPEEEWPYRITQGRFPASVEARLTGPAGERLPWDGESAGELEVRGPWIAGAYYGGAAGEPLRPDDKFSEDGWLKTGDVGTITPNGYLNLTDRAKDVIKSGGEWISSVELENALMAHPEVAEAAVVAVPDEKWGERPLATVVLKEGSTADFAVLREFLATKIAKWQLPERWTIIPAVPKTSVGKFDKKVIRRQYAEGELDVTEL from the coding sequence GTGTACAGCACGATGCAGGACGTTCCCCTGACCGTAAGCCGCATCCTGACCCACGGCGCGACCGTGCACGGTGCCGCCGAGGTCATCACCTGGACCGGCGAGGGTGACCCGCATCGACGTACGTACGCCGAGGTCGGTGTGCGCGCCGCGCAGCTCGCCCACGCCCTGCGCGACGAGCTCGGCGTGGTCGCCGACGAGAGGGTGGCGACCCTCGCCTGGAACAACGCGGAGCACCTGGAGACCTACCTCGCGGTTCCGTCCATGGGTGCCGTCCTGCACACCCTGAACCTGCGCCTGCCCGCCGAGCAGCTCGCGTGGATCATCAACCACGCCCAGGACCGGGTCGTCCTGGTCAACGGCACCGTGCTGCCGCTGCTCGTGCCGCTGCTCCCGCAGCTCCCGACCATCGAGCACCTCGTGGTGATCGGCCCCGGCGACCGTTCCGTGCTCGACGGGGCCTCGGTCCGGGTCCACGACTACGAGGAACTGCTCGCGGGCCGCGCCGAGAGCTACGACTGGCCGGAGATCGACGAGCGCCAGGCCGCCGCCCTGTGCTACACCTCCGGCACCACCGGCGACCCCAAGGGCGTGCTGTACAGCCACCGTTCGCTCTACCTGCACTCGATGCAGGTCAACAACGCCGAGTCGTTCGCGCTGACCTCCAAGGACATCGCGCTGCCGGTGGTCCCGATGTTCCACGTCAACGCCTGGGGCCTGCCGCACGCGGCCTTCATGGCGGGCACCTCGCTGCTGATGCCCGACCGCTTCCTGCAGCCGGTGCCGCTGGCCGAGATGATCGAGCGGATCCGCCCCACGGTCAGCGCCGCGGTGCCCACCATCTGGCAGGGCCTGCTCGGCGAACTCGACGCCAACAAGCGGGACATCAGCTCCCTGGCCACCGTGATCATCGGCGGCTCCGCGTGTCCGCCCTCGCTGATGCGCGGCTTCGAGGAGCGCCACCAGGTCCGTCTCGTACAGGCCTGGGGCATGACCGAGACCTCCCCGCTCGGCTGCGTCGGCCACCCGCCGGCCGGACTCACCCCCGAGGAGGAGTGGCCGTACCGCATCACGCAGGGCCGCTTCCCCGCCTCCGTGGAGGCCCGCCTCACCGGCCCGGCCGGTGAGCGGCTGCCCTGGGACGGCGAGTCCGCGGGCGAGCTGGAGGTCCGCGGCCCCTGGATCGCGGGCGCGTACTACGGCGGCGCCGCGGGCGAACCGCTGCGCCCCGACGACAAGTTCAGCGAGGACGGCTGGCTGAAGACCGGCGACGTCGGCACCATCACGCCGAACGGCTACCTGAACCTCACCGACCGCGCCAAGGACGTCATCAAGTCCGGCGGTGAGTGGATCTCCTCGGTCGAGCTGGAGAACGCCCTCATGGCGCACCCCGAGGTCGCCGAGGCCGCCGTCGTCGCGGTGCCGGACGAGAAGTGGGGCGAGCGCCCGCTGGCGACCGTGGTCCTCAAGGAGGGCTCGACGGCCGACTTCGCCGTACTGCGCGAATTCCTCGCCACCAAGATCGCCAAGTGGCAGCTCCCCGAGCGCTGGACGATCATCCCCGCCGTCCCCAAGACCAGCGTCGGCAAGTTCGACAAGAAGGTCATCCGCAGGCAGTACGCGGAGGGCGAGCTGGACGTCACCGAACTCTGA